A window from Micromonospora terminaliae encodes these proteins:
- a CDS encoding MerR family transcriptional regulator yields MADEALSAGAVARRLGVAVTTLRTWHQRYGLGPSEHVPGHHRRYTPADLARLEIMRRLTAEGVTPAEAARWAQQAPAVLPPERLGPRRRVSAARDGGGTTIPVGRAGPVARGVARAAMRLDAVAIGETVAHALTTDGVVPTWDGLLRPVLAGIGERHAATGEFIEVEHLMSRCVSEAFAAVARAHPAAGPARMLLACADEEQHTLPLEALAAALAEAGVGYRMLGARVPVAALLEAVDRTGPAAVVLWSHTRLTADPAQLTAVLAAPRRPLLVLAAGPGWRADTLPAGVVRPVHLGEAVSLAVAVRDSLDQSTAG; encoded by the coding sequence GTGGCCGATGAGGCGCTGAGCGCGGGAGCCGTCGCGCGGCGGCTGGGGGTCGCCGTCACCACGCTGCGCACCTGGCACCAGCGCTACGGCCTCGGCCCGAGCGAGCACGTGCCGGGACACCACCGGCGCTACACGCCGGCCGACCTCGCGCGCCTGGAGATCATGCGACGGCTCACCGCCGAGGGCGTCACCCCCGCCGAGGCCGCCCGCTGGGCCCAGCAGGCGCCGGCCGTCCTCCCGCCCGAGCGGCTCGGGCCGCGGCGCCGGGTCTCGGCGGCCCGGGACGGCGGCGGAACGACGATCCCGGTCGGCCGGGCCGGGCCGGTGGCGCGTGGCGTGGCCCGCGCCGCCATGCGGCTGGACGCGGTGGCGATCGGCGAGACGGTCGCGCACGCCCTGACCACCGACGGCGTGGTGCCGACCTGGGACGGGCTGCTCCGGCCCGTGCTCGCCGGCATCGGCGAACGGCACGCCGCCACCGGCGAGTTCATCGAGGTGGAGCACCTCATGTCCCGGTGCGTCTCCGAGGCGTTCGCCGCCGTGGCCCGGGCGCACCCGGCCGCGGGGCCGGCCCGGATGCTGCTCGCCTGCGCCGATGAGGAACAACACACGCTGCCGCTGGAGGCGCTGGCCGCCGCCCTGGCCGAGGCCGGGGTGGGCTACCGCATGCTGGGTGCCCGGGTGCCGGTGGCCGCGCTGCTGGAGGCGGTCGACCGGACCGGGCCGGCGGCCGTGGTGCTCTGGTCGCACACCCGGCTCACGGCCGATCCGGCGCAGCTCACCGCGGTGCTCGCCGCTCCGCGCCGCCCGTTGCTGGTGCTCGCGGCCGGGCCGGGCTGGCGAGCCGACACGCTCCCGGCCGGGGTGGTCCGCCCGGTGCACCTCGGCGAGGCGGTTTCACTGGCCGTGGCCGTACGCGACTCCCTGGACCAGTCGACAGCGGGCTGA
- the crtI gene encoding phytoene desaturase family protein, translating into MRTVSGRTDRVVVVGAGLGGLACALHLAGSGRQVTVLEREPVPGGRAGRLGVDGYEFDTGPTVLTMPDLIAEALGAVGEELSDWLDLTPLDPAYRAYYPDGSTLDVISDTTRMAAEIARVCGPREADGYLRFVDFARDLWRWERADFIERNLDAPTDLITGNLLKLLANGAFRRLQTKINQFFRDPRTQRIFSFQAMYAGLAPHDALAIYAVIAYLDSVAGVCFPRGGIHAVSRGMAGAAEKHGVQIRYGTTVTRVETAHGRATGVVTADGEFVPADAVVLNPDLPVAYRDLLPPSRQRKLTYSPSCVVLHVGSTQGYRRIAHHNIHFGRSWKGTFDEVIRRGELMSDPSLLVTNPSRTDPSVAPAGRHTYYVLAPVPNLDRAPLHWPGDLTRRYADQLVATLEERGYVGFGDGIEVLRAVTPADWAAQGMAAGTPFAAAHSLFQTGPFRPPNLHRTLGNVVFVGSGTQPGVGVPMVLISGKLAAARITGGMR; encoded by the coding sequence ATGCGGACCGTGAGCGGGCGTACCGACCGCGTGGTGGTCGTCGGCGCCGGGCTGGGCGGGCTGGCCTGCGCGCTGCACCTCGCCGGCAGCGGCCGGCAGGTGACCGTGCTGGAACGCGAGCCCGTGCCGGGCGGGCGCGCCGGCCGGCTCGGCGTCGACGGCTACGAGTTCGACACCGGCCCGACCGTGCTCACCATGCCCGACCTGATCGCCGAGGCGCTCGGCGCGGTCGGCGAGGAGCTGAGCGACTGGCTCGACCTGACCCCGCTCGACCCGGCCTACCGGGCGTACTACCCGGACGGGTCGACGCTGGACGTCATCAGCGACACCACCCGGATGGCGGCCGAGATCGCCCGGGTGTGCGGGCCCCGCGAGGCCGACGGCTACCTGCGCTTCGTCGACTTCGCGCGGGACCTGTGGCGCTGGGAGCGGGCGGACTTCATCGAGCGGAACCTGGACGCGCCGACCGACCTGATCACCGGCAACCTGCTCAAACTGCTGGCCAACGGTGCGTTCCGGCGACTCCAGACCAAGATCAACCAGTTCTTCCGCGACCCGCGTACCCAGCGGATCTTCTCCTTCCAGGCCATGTACGCCGGCCTCGCGCCGCACGACGCGCTGGCCATCTACGCGGTCATCGCGTACCTCGACTCGGTGGCCGGGGTGTGCTTCCCGCGCGGCGGCATCCACGCGGTCTCGCGCGGGATGGCCGGCGCGGCCGAGAAGCACGGCGTGCAGATCCGGTACGGCACCACGGTGACCCGGGTGGAGACGGCGCACGGCCGGGCCACCGGCGTCGTCACCGCCGACGGCGAGTTCGTCCCGGCGGACGCCGTGGTGCTCAACCCCGACCTGCCGGTCGCCTACCGGGACCTGCTGCCGCCGAGCCGGCAGCGCAAGCTCACCTACTCGCCCTCCTGCGTGGTGCTGCACGTCGGATCGACGCAGGGCTACCGCCGGATCGCCCACCACAACATCCACTTCGGGCGGTCCTGGAAGGGCACGTTCGACGAGGTGATCCGGCGCGGCGAGCTGATGAGCGACCCGTCGCTGCTGGTGACGAACCCGAGCCGCACCGACCCGTCGGTGGCCCCGGCGGGGAGGCACACCTACTACGTGCTCGCCCCGGTGCCCAACCTCGACCGGGCACCCCTGCACTGGCCGGGTGACCTGACCCGCCGCTACGCCGACCAGCTCGTGGCGACGCTCGAGGAGCGGGGCTACGTCGGCTTCGGCGACGGCATCGAGGTGCTGCGCGCCGTGACCCCAGCCGACTGGGCGGCGCAGGGCATGGCCGCCGGCACCCCGTTCGCCGCGGCGCACAGCCTCTTCCAGACCGGCCCGTTCCGCCCGCCGAACCTGCACCGCACGCTGGGCAACGTGGTCTTCGTGGGCTCCGGCACCCAGCCCGGCGTGGGCGTGCCGATGGTCCTCATCAGCGGCAAGCTCGCGGCCGCCCGCATCACCGGCGGCATGCGGTGA
- a CDS encoding polyprenyl synthetase family protein: MANDAVASSPPRFVAPAQTGETDDPVRDVLAAFTNDLVTAVDETLAAFLATEVEALAEIDAAMGGFAETARDCALAPGKRVRPTFAYWGWRGVVGVDAPLPSVLPALAALELLHTFALVHDDVMDASDTRRGRPTAHRAAAARHRSAGHTGDPERYGEAVAVLIGDLCLVWADRLMAHAAVPPARLLDVRRCYDQMRVETVAGQFLDVLGEHDAANWSVDRALRVARYKTAGYTVQRPLLFGAALAGAEADTPLIAAYTRYGLAVGEAFQLRDDLLGVYGDPATTGKPAGDDLRTGKPTVLLMLARQLATPAQRRALERAGTVTGAGEVARLADLVRDTGAAARVERMIAERVTEAQVALDGAPIEGTARTALTGLATAATTRRA; encoded by the coding sequence ATGGCCAACGACGCAGTTGCCTCTAGTCCGCCCCGCTTCGTCGCGCCGGCGCAGACCGGGGAGACCGACGATCCGGTCCGTGACGTCCTGGCCGCATTCACCAACGACCTGGTCACGGCGGTCGACGAGACCCTGGCCGCGTTCCTGGCCACCGAGGTCGAGGCGCTCGCCGAGATCGACGCGGCGATGGGCGGGTTCGCCGAGACGGCCCGCGACTGCGCGCTGGCCCCCGGCAAGCGGGTCCGGCCGACCTTCGCGTACTGGGGCTGGCGCGGTGTCGTGGGCGTCGACGCGCCGCTGCCGTCGGTGCTGCCGGCACTCGCCGCGCTCGAACTGCTGCACACCTTCGCGCTGGTGCACGACGACGTGATGGACGCCTCCGACACCCGGCGCGGCCGCCCCACCGCGCACCGGGCCGCCGCCGCGCGGCACCGGTCGGCCGGGCACACCGGCGACCCGGAGCGCTACGGCGAGGCCGTCGCTGTGCTCATCGGCGACCTCTGCCTGGTCTGGGCCGACCGGCTGATGGCACACGCCGCCGTGCCGCCGGCCCGGCTGCTCGACGTGCGCCGTTGCTACGACCAGATGCGGGTGGAGACCGTCGCCGGGCAGTTCCTCGACGTGCTCGGCGAGCACGACGCGGCGAACTGGTCGGTCGACCGGGCGCTGCGGGTGGCCCGCTACAAGACGGCCGGCTACACCGTCCAGCGGCCACTGCTCTTCGGTGCCGCCCTGGCCGGCGCCGAGGCGGACACGCCGCTGATCGCCGCCTACACCCGCTACGGGCTGGCCGTCGGCGAGGCGTTCCAGCTGCGCGACGACCTGCTCGGTGTCTACGGCGACCCGGCCACCACCGGCAAGCCGGCCGGTGACGACCTGCGGACCGGCAAGCCCACCGTGCTGCTGATGCTGGCCCGGCAGCTCGCCACTCCGGCCCAGCGCCGCGCCCTGGAACGGGCCGGCACGGTGACCGGGGCCGGCGAGGTGGCGCGGCTTGCTGACCTGGTCCGCGACACCGGGGCGGCGGCCCGGGTGGAACGGATGATCGCCGAGCGGGTGACCGAGGCACAGGTGGCGCTGGACGGCGCGCCCATCGAGGGCACCGCGCGGACCGCGCTGACCGGCCTGGCCACCGCCGCCACGACGCGGCGGGCATGA
- a CDS encoding phytoene/squalene synthase family protein: MDTDLTAAYERCRELHRRHGRTYYLATRLLPAWKRRHVHALYGFTRYADEIVDRTEELPPAERAARLAEWSARFVAGLHGEPVDDPLLPAVLHTIAVFDLDRDDFASFLRSMTMDLTVLAYPTYDHLLDYMEGSAAVIGTMMLPILGSSDPAAAREPARQLGFAFQLTNFIRDVAEDLDRGRTYLPDEDLAAFGVTRDDLIAARAAGRATPRIRELIEYEVTRAQAHYAAAAPGIPLLAPASQACMRTAYALYGGILDEVAAQDFDVFTRRARVPGRRRMAVAAQALVTSAGAPVRVPGPVLRPAVAA, translated from the coding sequence GTGGACACGGATCTCACCGCTGCCTACGAGCGCTGTCGGGAGCTGCACCGACGCCACGGCCGCACCTACTATCTCGCCACCCGGCTGCTGCCCGCCTGGAAACGGCGACACGTGCACGCCCTTTACGGCTTCACGCGCTACGCCGACGAGATCGTCGACCGCACCGAGGAGCTTCCTCCGGCCGAGCGCGCCGCCCGGCTGGCGGAGTGGTCCGCCCGGTTCGTCGCCGGCCTGCACGGTGAGCCGGTCGACGACCCGCTGCTCCCCGCCGTCCTCCACACCATCGCCGTCTTCGACCTGGACCGCGACGACTTCGCCTCGTTCCTGCGCAGCATGACGATGGACCTGACGGTCCTGGCGTACCCGACCTACGACCACCTGCTCGACTACATGGAGGGGTCCGCGGCGGTCATCGGCACCATGATGCTGCCGATCCTGGGCAGCTCCGACCCGGCCGCCGCCCGGGAGCCGGCGCGCCAGCTCGGCTTCGCCTTCCAGCTCACCAACTTCATCCGGGACGTCGCCGAGGACCTGGACCGGGGACGGACCTACCTTCCCGACGAGGATCTGGCTGCCTTCGGCGTCACCCGGGACGACCTGATCGCGGCCCGGGCCGCCGGCCGGGCCACCCCGCGGATCCGCGAGCTGATCGAGTACGAGGTGACCCGCGCCCAGGCCCACTACGCGGCCGCCGCGCCGGGCATCCCGCTGCTCGCCCCGGCCTCCCAGGCCTGCATGCGCACCGCGTACGCGCTCTACGGCGGGATCCTCGACGAGGTGGCCGCCCAGGACTTCGATGTGTTCACCCGGCGGGCCCGCGTACCCGGGCGGCGGCGGATGGCGGTGGCCGCGCAGGCGCTGGTCACCTCGGCCGGCGCGCCCGTGCGGGTTCCCGGCCCGGTGCTCCGGCCCGCTGTGGCCGCGTGA
- a CDS encoding ABC transporter substrate-binding protein, with the protein MLRSRASRAALSTACAALLLATSACGSEKPEEAATTQVRLYGTDGNMLNSYADELKDRADLLNGMKGTTPLTPLPESFKDQLRTVDPKLKDYLYAAETYDAIVISALAAQLAGTTEPGEIAKQIVGVTTGGQRCEEVTACLQLARAGEDIEYRGVSLNRAGFTDVGEPATASYATLHFDNRQIDDGKTEFVGAGDESGASTKAPPRGKKSRPAKSYKDDGSPLVLGGLLPKTGDLALAYPPMAAGAALAIREINAAGGALGEPVVWIEGDDGTDPKVAKATVAAHVQQGAHVIIGAGASGISRAVLPDVVAAGRILFSPSNTDAGLSTVDDKGLYFRTAPPDSLQGRALADVIMRDGPHKIAIVARKDSYGEGLQENVRSELERAGMGADKVKLLSYMPPEGTSPPPVDFSAGAREIKDYGADAVLVIGFGESARVITALADAGVQIRN; encoded by the coding sequence ATGCTCAGATCTCGCGCGTCGCGTGCGGCCCTGTCCACGGCCTGCGCGGCGCTCCTGCTCGCCACCAGCGCCTGCGGGAGCGAAAAGCCCGAGGAGGCGGCCACCACCCAGGTCCGCCTCTACGGCACCGACGGCAACATGCTCAACTCGTACGCCGACGAGCTGAAGGACCGCGCGGACCTTCTCAACGGCATGAAGGGCACCACGCCGCTCACGCCGCTGCCCGAGAGCTTCAAGGATCAACTACGCACCGTAGACCCGAAGCTCAAGGACTACCTGTACGCGGCGGAGACCTACGACGCGATCGTGATAAGCGCGCTGGCCGCCCAGCTCGCGGGCACGACCGAGCCGGGCGAGATCGCCAAGCAGATCGTCGGGGTGACCACCGGTGGCCAGCGCTGCGAGGAGGTGACCGCCTGCCTCCAGCTCGCCCGCGCGGGCGAGGACATCGAGTACCGCGGGGTGTCGCTGAACCGGGCCGGTTTCACCGACGTCGGCGAGCCGGCCACCGCCAGCTACGCCACCCTGCACTTCGACAACCGGCAGATCGATGACGGCAAGACCGAGTTCGTCGGCGCCGGCGACGAGTCGGGCGCGAGCACCAAGGCGCCGCCGCGGGGCAAGAAGTCGCGTCCGGCCAAGTCCTACAAGGACGACGGCTCCCCGCTGGTGCTCGGCGGGCTGCTGCCGAAGACCGGTGACCTGGCCCTGGCGTACCCGCCGATGGCGGCCGGCGCGGCGCTGGCGATCCGCGAGATCAACGCGGCGGGCGGCGCGCTCGGCGAGCCGGTGGTCTGGATCGAGGGTGACGACGGCACCGACCCGAAGGTGGCGAAGGCGACGGTGGCCGCGCACGTCCAGCAGGGCGCGCACGTCATCATCGGCGCCGGCGCCTCGGGCATCTCCCGGGCCGTGCTGCCCGACGTGGTGGCCGCCGGCCGGATCCTCTTCTCCCCGTCGAACACCGACGCCGGGCTGAGCACGGTGGATGACAAGGGCCTCTACTTCCGCACCGCGCCGCCGGACAGCCTCCAGGGCCGGGCGTTGGCCGACGTGATAATGCGCGACGGACCGCACAAGATCGCGATCGTCGCCCGGAAGGACTCCTACGGCGAGGGCCTCCAGGAGAACGTCCGCTCCGAGCTGGAGCGGGCCGGCATGGGCGCCGACAAGGTCAAGCTGCTCTCCTACATGCCCCCGGAGGGCACGTCGCCGCCGCCGGTGGACTTCTCCGCCGGGGCCAGGGAGATCAAGGACTACGGGGCGGACGCCGTGCTGGTGATCGGCTTCGGTGAGTCGGCGCGGGTGATCACCGCGCTGGCCGACGCCGGGGTGCAGATCCGGAACTGA
- the idi gene encoding isopentenyl-diphosphate Delta-isomerase — MTAREKHLVELVDDGGRVLGETTVAAAHQPPGRLHRAFSVLLVDPHGRILLQQRAAAKTRFPLRWANACCGHPLPGESLIEAANRRLAEELGVDPVDLTEIGVYVYYAEDPATGRVEFEYDHVLRADVPADLPIRPDPDEVATLRWVDPRELETDLDADPRAYAPWLGGVVNRLLRPARPATDVARAGTPADDAPERSGGR, encoded by the coding sequence GTGACGGCCCGGGAGAAGCACCTCGTCGAGCTGGTGGACGACGGCGGGCGCGTGCTCGGCGAGACCACCGTGGCCGCCGCCCACCAGCCGCCCGGCCGGCTGCACCGGGCCTTCTCGGTGCTGCTGGTCGACCCGCACGGGCGGATCCTGCTCCAGCAGCGCGCCGCCGCGAAGACCCGGTTCCCGCTGCGCTGGGCCAACGCCTGCTGCGGCCACCCCCTGCCCGGCGAGTCGCTGATCGAGGCCGCCAACCGCCGGCTCGCCGAGGAACTCGGCGTCGACCCGGTCGACCTCACCGAGATCGGGGTGTACGTCTACTACGCCGAGGACCCGGCCACCGGTCGGGTCGAATTCGAGTACGACCACGTGCTGCGCGCCGACGTACCGGCCGACCTGCCCATCCGGCCCGACCCGGACGAGGTGGCCACGCTGCGCTGGGTCGACCCGCGCGAGCTGGAGACCGACCTGGATGCCGACCCCCGCGCGTACGCGCCCTGGCTCGGCGGGGTGGTGAACCGGCTGCTGCGGCCGGCCCGGCCCGCCACCGACGTGGCGCGGGCGGGCACGCCTGCCGACGATGCACCGGAGCGGTCGGGTGGCCGATGA
- a CDS encoding enoyl-CoA hydratase/isomerase family protein, whose translation MSGLRIEELPDRLVVTLDRPEKRNAIDADLIGELHAVCAELEARPRLLLLTGGTDGIFAGGADIAQLRERGRLDALAAINQAAFARIRALPMPTVAAVDGPALGGGAELAYACDLRVCTARAVFGQPEVRLGILAGAGATYRLPALIGEARAKELLFTGRRVDADEALRIGLVNRVVAESAELLPTAHGLLDEMAKGSALALRLTKLAVDAPAAAHPQLDLLSQAVLFEDEEKHRRMTEFLERRRSR comes from the coding sequence GTGAGCGGGCTGCGGATCGAGGAGCTGCCGGACCGGCTGGTGGTCACCCTGGACCGGCCGGAGAAGCGCAACGCGATCGACGCGGACCTGATCGGCGAGCTGCACGCGGTCTGCGCGGAGCTGGAGGCACGGCCCCGGCTGCTGCTGCTCACCGGCGGGACGGACGGCATCTTCGCCGGTGGCGCGGACATCGCCCAGCTCCGGGAACGCGGCCGGCTGGACGCGTTGGCCGCCATCAACCAGGCGGCCTTCGCCCGGATCCGGGCGCTGCCGATGCCCACCGTGGCCGCCGTGGACGGCCCGGCGCTGGGCGGCGGCGCCGAGCTGGCGTACGCCTGTGATCTGCGGGTGTGCACGGCGCGTGCGGTGTTCGGCCAGCCCGAGGTGCGGCTGGGCATCCTGGCCGGCGCCGGTGCGACCTACCGGCTGCCGGCGCTGATCGGCGAGGCCCGGGCCAAGGAACTGCTCTTCACGGGCCGGCGGGTGGACGCCGACGAGGCGCTGCGGATCGGGCTGGTCAACCGGGTGGTGGCCGAGTCGGCGGAGCTGCTGCCCACCGCGCACGGGCTGCTCGACGAGATGGCCAAGGGCTCGGCGCTGGCGCTGCGGCTGACCAAGCTGGCGGTGGACGCGCCGGCCGCCGCGCACCCGCAGCTCGACCTGCTCAGCCAGGCGGTCCTCTTCGAGGACGAGGAGAAGCACCGGCGGATGACCGAGTTCCTGGAGCGGCGCCGCTCCCGCTGA
- a CDS encoding cryptochrome/photolyase family protein — translation MSDRTAVVLLTRDLRVHDHPALASACSAFDRVVPLYVLDPALQRLSPNRTRFLHQSLADLREALRRRGGDLVVRRGDPVAETVRLARAVGAEGIGLSADVSRYARRRERRLREECERHRMFLRLFPGLTIVGPGDLRPAGGDHYRVFSPYFRAWQGTKPRDELAAPERVRLPGGVDPGRLPDPPGGESPDAAAGGETAARRRLTEWLPALGRYDDIHDDMAGDDTSRLSPYLRFGCLSPLAVANRAGDRSGPFVRQLCWRDFYHQVTAAFPDLSSRAYRRGAQEDWRYDQPALDAWTEGRTGMPIVDAGMRQLRAEGWMHNRARLITAGYLTRHLRLDWRSGVAVFFRWLLDGDLADNSGNWQWVAGTGNDARPHRGFNPVRQAERYDPDGTYVRRYVPELASIEGKAVHQPWRLPVPVREALDYPQPLEVPGADPVWLR, via the coding sequence GTGAGCGACCGCACGGCGGTCGTGCTCCTCACCCGTGACCTGCGGGTACACGACCACCCGGCGCTGGCGTCGGCCTGTTCGGCCTTCGACCGGGTGGTGCCGCTGTACGTGCTCGACCCGGCACTGCAACGGCTCTCGCCGAACCGCACCCGGTTCCTGCACCAGAGCCTGGCCGACCTGCGCGAGGCGCTCCGGCGGCGCGGCGGCGACCTGGTGGTCCGTCGGGGTGACCCGGTGGCCGAGACGGTCCGGCTCGCCCGCGCCGTCGGCGCCGAGGGGATCGGCCTCTCCGCCGACGTCAGCCGGTACGCCCGGCGTCGCGAGCGCCGGCTGCGCGAGGAGTGTGAGCGGCACCGGATGTTCCTGCGGCTCTTCCCCGGCCTCACGATCGTCGGGCCGGGCGACCTGCGCCCCGCGGGCGGGGACCACTACCGGGTGTTCAGCCCCTACTTCCGCGCCTGGCAGGGGACGAAGCCGCGGGACGAACTGGCCGCCCCGGAACGGGTACGGCTCCCTGGCGGCGTCGATCCGGGCCGGTTGCCCGACCCGCCCGGGGGTGAGTCCCCGGACGCGGCCGCCGGCGGGGAGACCGCGGCCCGGCGCCGCCTCACCGAGTGGCTGCCGGCGCTGGGGCGCTACGACGACATCCACGACGACATGGCCGGCGACGACACCTCCCGGCTCAGCCCGTACCTGCGCTTCGGCTGCCTCTCGCCACTGGCGGTGGCGAACCGCGCCGGGGACCGGAGCGGCCCGTTCGTCCGGCAGCTCTGCTGGCGGGACTTCTACCACCAGGTGACCGCCGCCTTCCCCGACCTCTCCTCCCGGGCCTACCGGCGCGGGGCGCAGGAGGACTGGCGGTACGACCAGCCCGCACTGGACGCCTGGACCGAGGGGCGTACCGGGATGCCGATCGTGGACGCGGGCATGCGGCAGTTGCGCGCCGAGGGTTGGATGCACAACCGCGCCCGGCTCATCACCGCCGGCTACCTGACCAGGCACCTGCGGCTGGACTGGCGGTCCGGGGTGGCGGTGTTCTTCCGCTGGCTGCTCGACGGCGACCTGGCCGACAACTCGGGCAACTGGCAGTGGGTGGCCGGCACCGGCAACGACGCCCGGCCGCACCGCGGCTTCAACCCGGTCCGGCAGGCCGAGCGCTACGACCCCGACGGCACGTACGTCCGGCGGTACGTGCCGGAGCTGGCCTCGATCGAGGGGAAGGCGGTGCACCAGCCGTGGCGGCTGCCGGTGCCGGTGCGCGAGGCACTGGACTATCCGCAGCCGCTGGAGGTTCCGGGCGCCGACCCGGTCTGGCTGCGCTGA
- a CDS encoding DUF2786 domain-containing protein, producing MSEAMLSKVRKLLAQAEDSACTPAESAAFMEKATELIARYGVDRALLAAREPATDPVGDRVVEVVAPYAREKAGLLAAVADPLRCRCVRRRQGSGFDLHLFGFASDLERVELLFTSLLVQAAHGLAGTAVPAGEHPAAFRRTWLAGFAHVVAERLRTAEAGAAAESGAPSVALVLADRTDRVQRRLAEVYPRLRTAPRRRLAGSGFDPGAAAGRRADLGGTGVTGAGTRARSIGG from the coding sequence ATGTCCGAGGCGATGCTGAGCAAGGTCCGCAAGCTGCTCGCCCAGGCCGAGGACTCGGCCTGCACGCCCGCCGAGTCGGCCGCCTTCATGGAAAAGGCCACCGAGCTGATCGCGCGCTACGGCGTCGACCGGGCGCTGCTCGCCGCGCGGGAGCCGGCCACCGACCCGGTCGGTGACCGGGTGGTCGAGGTGGTCGCCCCGTACGCCCGGGAAAAGGCCGGCCTGCTCGCGGCCGTCGCCGACCCGCTGCGTTGCCGCTGCGTGCGCCGCCGGCAGGGCAGCGGCTTCGACCTGCACCTGTTCGGCTTCGCCAGTGACCTGGAACGGGTGGAGCTGCTCTTCACCTCGCTGCTCGTCCAGGCCGCGCACGGGCTCGCCGGCACCGCCGTACCGGCCGGGGAGCATCCGGCCGCCTTCCGGCGCACCTGGCTGGCCGGCTTCGCGCACGTGGTCGCCGAACGGCTGCGGACGGCCGAGGCGGGCGCGGCGGCCGAGTCCGGGGCGCCGTCGGTGGCGCTGGTGCTCGCCGACCGCACCGACCGGGTCCAGCGGCGGCTCGCCGAGGTGTACCCGCGGCTGCGTACCGCCCCGCGCCGCCGGCTCGCGGGCAGCGGCTTCGATCCGGGCGCGGCCGCGGGTCGCCGGGCCGACCTCGGCGGTACCGGCGTGACCGGCGCCGGGACGAGGGCGCGCAGCATCGGCGGCTGA
- a CDS encoding SRPBCC family protein yields the protein MGQGMADPDEVRQEFDRFSLRSTLFAPASAERAYAVFTGSLTDWWVREYTWSGPEALAELGIEPRAGGMLYEIGPYGFRGDWGRVLTWDPPRRLVFTWQLGPDRVPVPDPARASEVEVLFEPEGPELTRVDVEHRYFDRHGDAAEGYRKALTAGWHELLCRYLATVARTPD from the coding sequence ATGGGACAGGGGATGGCCGATCCGGATGAGGTCCGGCAGGAATTCGACCGCTTCTCCCTCCGCAGCACCCTCTTCGCCCCCGCCTCGGCCGAACGCGCGTACGCCGTGTTCACCGGGTCGCTGACCGACTGGTGGGTTCGCGAATACACCTGGTCGGGGCCGGAGGCGCTTGCCGAACTGGGCATCGAGCCCCGGGCCGGCGGCATGCTCTACGAGATCGGCCCGTACGGGTTCCGTGGCGACTGGGGCCGGGTGCTGACCTGGGATCCGCCCCGGCGGCTGGTCTTCACCTGGCAGCTCGGGCCGGACCGGGTGCCGGTGCCGGACCCGGCGCGGGCCAGCGAGGTCGAGGTCCTCTTCGAGCCCGAGGGCCCGGAGCTGACCCGGGTCGACGTCGAGCACCGCTACTTCGACCGGCACGGCGACGCCGCCGAGGGCTACCGCAAGGCGCTCACGGCCGGCTGGCACGAACTCCTCTGCCGCTACCTGGCCACGGTCGCCCGCACCCCGGACTGA
- a CDS encoding polysaccharide deacetylase family protein, producing MRPRAVLALALGLVLLVAGCGEPGKTPSPAGAPPSAGPTPTPAPTAPRPSPSHTTPPKPKLRPLPKTLPAGLHRSSGDRGVALTFDDGPDPRYTPQILDQLRAAHVTATFCLVGKQAKRYPQLVARIAREGHQLCNHSWRHDINLGRRPLAEIRADLVRTNEAIRAAAPRAPITWFRQPGGRWTAEELTVARQLGLRPLHWSVDPRDWDHPPAKTIIQRVTAATHHGSIVLMHDAGGDRAQTMAACRRLIPDLKRRYGISRLR from the coding sequence ATGCGTCCACGCGCCGTGCTGGCGCTCGCCCTCGGCCTGGTGCTCCTCGTGGCCGGCTGCGGCGAGCCCGGCAAGACGCCGTCACCGGCCGGCGCCCCGCCGTCCGCCGGCCCCACGCCGACGCCGGCCCCAACGGCACCACGGCCCAGCCCGAGCCACACCACCCCGCCGAAGCCGAAGCTGCGCCCACTGCCGAAGACCCTGCCCGCCGGGCTGCACCGGTCCAGCGGTGACCGGGGCGTCGCCCTCACCTTCGACGACGGGCCGGACCCCCGGTACACGCCCCAGATCCTCGACCAGCTCCGCGCCGCCCACGTCACGGCGACCTTCTGCCTGGTCGGCAAGCAGGCCAAGCGCTACCCGCAACTGGTGGCGCGGATCGCCCGCGAGGGCCACCAGCTCTGCAACCACAGCTGGCGGCACGACATCAACCTCGGCCGGCGACCGCTCGCCGAGATCCGGGCCGACCTGGTCCGCACCAACGAGGCCATCCGGGCGGCCGCCCCGCGCGCGCCGATCACCTGGTTCCGCCAGCCCGGCGGCCGGTGGACGGCCGAGGAGCTGACGGTGGCCCGCCAGCTCGGGCTGCGCCCGCTGCACTGGAGCGTCGACCCGCGGGACTGGGACCACCCGCCGGCAAAGACGATCATTCAGCGGGTGACCGCCGCCACCCACCACGGCTCGATCGTGCTCATGCACGATGCGGGCGGTGACCGGGCCCAGACGATGGCCGCCTGCCGGCGCCTGATTCCCGACCTCAAGCGGCGGTACGGGATCTCCCGGCTCCGGTGA